In the genome of Paracoccus tegillarcae, one region contains:
- a CDS encoding ABC transporter permease gives MNDKRRSPSGTETLRQGSGWGWSLAALLIAALVLMPVLAVVWMAFSPSENIWPHLLSTTLPRYAANTLILALGTGILSAAMGTGAAWLVSIFDFPGRRGLEWLLLLPLAVPAYIGAYALADFLDYSGPVQIALRETFGWTSARDYWFPSIRSRWAAVLVLSAALYPYVYLLTRAALHEQSASAYEVARALGSGPWKLFRRVGLPLARPAIVAGSAIAMMESVADYGVVSYFGVQTLNTGIFTTWLEARNAGGAAQIACVILAVIALLAVWERVSRNKARYHQSARQQRPVIRQRLTGLSGWLAFAACAIPFGLGFVLPVAVIGSYALSYPQGWVTPGLGQALLHTLSLGSLAAVLCVGLALIMVYGVRLSNRRLPRMLLPVTTIGYAAPGAVLAVGILIPLAALDHRVADGWLALTGTDPGLLMTGTGFAIVLAYIVRFFAIAQGAVDGAFTRISPSLPMAGRSLGRDSGGVLRDVMLPLMRGSIGSALLLVFVDCTKELPATLLLRPFNYETLATRVHEKASLEDLGNAAPAALLVMAVGLVAVALLARANLGLRKAPSRAIGSGSAPMAQ, from the coding sequence ATGAATGACAAGCGCAGATCGCCCTCCGGTACCGAGACCTTGCGTCAGGGCTCTGGCTGGGGCTGGTCGCTTGCCGCGCTGCTGATTGCTGCGCTGGTGCTGATGCCGGTGCTGGCGGTGGTGTGGATGGCCTTTTCACCCAGTGAGAATATCTGGCCGCACCTGCTGTCCACGACCTTGCCGCGCTATGCGGCCAACACGCTGATCCTGGCGCTTGGCACGGGCATTCTGTCGGCCGCAATGGGCACCGGGGCTGCATGGCTGGTGTCGATCTTTGATTTTCCGGGGCGGCGCGGTCTGGAATGGCTGTTGTTGCTGCCGCTGGCCGTGCCGGCTTATATCGGTGCCTATGCGCTGGCCGATTTCCTGGATTATTCCGGGCCCGTCCAGATCGCCCTGCGCGAGACCTTTGGCTGGACCTCGGCACGCGACTATTGGTTCCCTTCGATCCGGTCGCGTTGGGCGGCGGTGCTGGTGCTGTCAGCGGCGCTCTATCCCTATGTCTACCTGCTGACACGTGCAGCGCTGCACGAGCAGTCGGCCAGTGCATACGAGGTGGCGCGCGCGCTAGGCAGCGGACCGTGGAAGCTGTTTCGCCGCGTCGGCCTGCCACTGGCGCGGCCCGCCATCGTTGCAGGTTCGGCGATTGCGATGATGGAAAGCGTGGCCGATTATGGGGTCGTCAGCTATTTCGGGGTGCAGACGCTGAACACCGGCATCTTCACCACCTGGCTTGAGGCGCGAAATGCAGGCGGCGCAGCACAGATCGCCTGTGTCATCCTCGCGGTCATCGCGCTCTTGGCAGTGTGGGAACGTGTCAGTCGCAACAAGGCCCGCTATCACCAAAGCGCGCGTCAGCAACGCCCGGTCATTCGCCAGCGTCTGACCGGCCTGTCCGGCTGGCTGGCCTTTGCTGCCTGCGCGATCCCCTTTGGGCTGGGCTTTGTGCTGCCGGTGGCGGTGATCGGCAGCTATGCCCTTTCCTATCCGCAAGGCTGGGTGACGCCGGGGTTGGGGCAGGCGCTGTTGCACACGCTGTCGCTCGGCTCGCTTGCGGCCGTGCTGTGCGTCGGGCTGGCGCTGATCATGGTTTACGGCGTCAGGCTGTCGAACCGGCGCCTGCCAAGGATGCTGCTGCCGGTGACCACCATCGGCTATGCCGCGCCGGGCGCGGTGCTGGCGGTCGGCATCCTGATCCCGCTGGCGGCCCTGGATCACCGGGTGGCGGATGGCTGGCTGGCGCTGACCGGCACCGATCCGGGCCTGCTGATGACGGGTACCGGGTTTGCCATTGTGCTGGCCTATATCGTGCGCTTCTTTGCCATCGCGCAGGGCGCTGTGGACGGTGCGTTCACGCGCATCTCTCCCTCTCTGCCGATGGCGGGCCGGTCCCTTGGACGCGATTCGGGCGGCGTGCTGCGTGATGTCATGTTGCCCCTGATGCGCGGCTCAATCGGGTCGGCATTGCTGCTGGTCTTTGTCGATTGCACCAAGGAGTTGCCGGCGACCCTGCTGTTGCGACCGTTCAACTACGAGACGCTGGCCACACGGGTCCACGAAAAGGCCAGCCTCGAGGATCTGGGCAATGCCGCGCCGGCGGCACTGCTGGTCATGGCAGTCGGGCTTGTGGCCGTTGCCTTGCTGGCACGTGCGAACCTTGGCTTGCGCAAGGCGCCGTCTCGCGCTATCGGGTCTGGGTCGGCGCCGATGGCGCAATGA
- a CDS encoding adenylate kinase, which translates to MTINIILLGPPGAGKGTQARRLVEERGMVQLSTGDMLREARNSGTEMGKRVAQVMDRGELVTDEIVIGLIREKLAGGGNGFIFDGFPRTLAQADALADLLDEVGQPLDAVIEMRVDDEALVNRITKRFTCGDCGEVYHDETKPTAKDGVCDVCGSSDLKRRADDNEDSLKTRLLEYYKKTSPLIGYYYAKGKLSTVDGLGEIDAVAGEISGVLDKG; encoded by the coding sequence ATGACCATCAATATCATTCTTCTGGGGCCGCCGGGTGCAGGCAAGGGTACGCAAGCACGCCGGCTGGTCGAAGAGCGGGGGATGGTCCAGCTGTCCACTGGGGACATGCTGCGAGAGGCCCGGAATTCGGGCACCGAGATGGGCAAGCGCGTGGCCCAGGTCATGGATCGGGGCGAGTTGGTGACCGATGAAATCGTCATCGGCCTGATTCGCGAAAAGCTGGCCGGCGGCGGCAACGGTTTCATCTTTGACGGCTTCCCGCGTACGTTGGCGCAGGCAGACGCTCTGGCGGATCTGCTGGACGAAGTGGGTCAGCCTCTGGACGCGGTGATCGAGATGCGCGTCGATGACGAGGCGCTGGTCAACCGTATCACCAAGCGTTTTACCTGCGGCGATTGCGGCGAGGTCTATCACGACGAGACCAAGCCCACGGCCAAGGATGGCGTCTGTGATGTTTGCGGTTCAAGCGATCTCAAGCGGCGCGCCGACGATAACGAAGACAGCCTGAAGACCCGGCTGCTGGAATATTACAAGAAGACCTCGCCTCTGATCGGTTACTACTACGCCAAGGGCAAGCTCAGCACCGTCGATGGCCTGGGCGAAATCGATGCCGTGGCGGGCGAGATTTCCGGCGTTCTGGACAAAGGCTGA
- a CDS encoding acyl-homoserine-lactone synthase — protein sequence MQTTTLSFSNLHNHGELFANLFRARRQSFIVQKNWKLPEDEGMEFDQYDTPQSRWVAIHDLGQVMAGFRLTPTTARCGIYSYMIRDAQQGILGGTIPQDLLYETAPQDDQIWECTRVFVNHNVPQQFRRGVHTQMVDAMTITARELGASRLIALTAGNWQRWYGRCKLTADAIGPRLEIDGGHFQCVSIDLTAKLH from the coding sequence ATGCAGACGACAACGCTTTCATTCTCCAACCTTCACAATCACGGTGAACTATTCGCCAATCTTTTCCGGGCTCGACGACAAAGCTTTATCGTCCAGAAGAACTGGAAACTGCCGGAAGACGAGGGCATGGAGTTCGACCAGTACGACACGCCGCAAAGCCGGTGGGTCGCGATCCATGATCTTGGGCAGGTCATGGCCGGCTTTCGCCTGACGCCGACCACGGCGCGCTGCGGGATCTATTCCTACATGATTCGCGACGCTCAGCAGGGCATACTTGGCGGGACCATTCCCCAGGATCTGCTGTATGAAACCGCGCCGCAGGATGACCAGATCTGGGAATGCACGCGCGTTTTCGTGAATCACAACGTTCCGCAGCAGTTTCGGCGCGGGGTTCACACCCAGATGGTCGACGCGATGACCATCACCGCACGCGAGTTGGGCGCATCACGCCTGATCGCATTGACTGCGGGCAACTGGCAGCGCTGGTACGGTCGTTGCAAACTGACGGCCGATGCCATCGGTCCGCGGCTGGAAATCGACGGCGGTCACTTCCAATGTGTTTCGATCGACCTGACTGCCAAGCTGCACTGA
- a CDS encoding replication-associated recombination protein A: MADLFDNNRESERPETTAPRPLADRIRPRRLDEVIGQEHVLAEDGPLGAMLRAGSLSSLILWGPPGVGKTTIARLLADATDLSFVQISAIFTGVPDLRKVFDAAKLRRQQGRGTLLFVDEIHRFNKAQQDGFLPHMEDGTILLVGATTENPSFELNAALMSRAQVIVLKRLELADLELMAQRAERELGRKLPLTAQAREALLEMADGDGRACLNLIEQVMAWKTADKIGPDTLAQRLMRRAAKYDKSGEEHFNLISALHKSVRGSDPDAALYWFARMLEGGEDPRYLARRITRMAVEDIGLADPAAARHCLDAWAMYERLGSPEGELSLAQAVIYLALAPKSNAGYVAYKGARAEAKRTGSLMPPAHILNAPTKMMKDQGYGTGYAYDHDAEDGFSGQNYFPDGMKRPVLYSPVERGFERELKKRLDWFVAQRLKRGG; this comes from the coding sequence ATGGCAGACCTGTTCGACAACAATCGCGAAAGCGAACGCCCCGAGACGACGGCACCACGCCCGCTGGCCGATCGCATCCGGCCGCGGCGGCTGGATGAGGTTATCGGTCAGGAACACGTGCTGGCCGAGGACGGTCCGCTTGGCGCGATGCTTCGTGCCGGCAGTCTGTCATCACTGATCCTTTGGGGGCCGCCCGGTGTGGGCAAGACCACCATCGCCCGGCTTTTGGCGGATGCGACGGACCTGTCATTTGTCCAGATCAGCGCGATTTTCACCGGTGTTCCCGACCTGCGCAAGGTGTTCGATGCCGCCAAGCTGCGTCGTCAGCAAGGGCGCGGAACCCTGTTATTCGTCGATGAGATCCACCGCTTTAACAAGGCGCAGCAGGACGGCTTTTTGCCCCATATGGAGGATGGTACGATCCTTCTGGTCGGGGCCACGACCGAGAACCCGTCATTTGAACTGAATGCGGCGCTGATGTCGCGCGCGCAGGTCATTGTGCTCAAGCGGTTGGAGCTGGCCGATCTTGAGCTGATGGCGCAGCGCGCGGAACGTGAACTGGGCCGCAAGCTGCCCCTGACGGCCCAGGCGCGCGAGGCGCTGCTGGAAATGGCCGACGGCGATGGCCGTGCCTGCCTGAACCTGATCGAACAGGTCATGGCCTGGAAGACGGCTGACAAGATCGGGCCGGACACACTGGCACAGCGGCTGATGCGGCGGGCGGCGAAATACGACAAGTCGGGCGAAGAGCATTTCAACCTGATATCGGCGCTGCATAAATCGGTGCGCGGCAGCGACCCCGATGCGGCGCTTTACTGGTTTGCGCGGATGCTGGAGGGCGGCGAGGACCCGCGCTATCTGGCCCGGCGCATCACCCGGATGGCGGTCGAGGATATCGGCCTCGCAGATCCGGCAGCCGCGCGTCACTGTCTGGATGCCTGGGCGATGTATGAACGCCTTGGCAGCCCCGAAGGTGAACTGTCGCTGGCGCAGGCGGTCATTTACCTGGCGCTGGCCCCTAAATCCAACGCCGGCTACGTGGCCTATAAGGGCGCACGCGCCGAGGCCAAGCGCACCGGCAGCCTGATGCCCCCCGCCCATATCCTGAACGCACCCACCAAGATGATGAAGGATCAGGGTTATGGCACCGGCTATGCCTATGACCACGACGCCGAGGACGGATTCAGTGGCCAGAACTATTTTCCCGACGGCATGAAGCGGCCCGTCCTTTACAGCCCCGTCGAACGCGGCTTTGAACGAGAGCTGAAAAAGCGGCTGGATTGGTTCGTGGCGCAGCGGCTAAAGCGTGGCGGTTGA
- the rpmD gene encoding 50S ribosomal protein L30 — protein sequence MAKTIVVKQIGSPIRRPAIQRATLKGLGLNKMNRTRELEDTPAVRGMVAKIPHLAVIIEEKG from the coding sequence ATGGCAAAAACCATCGTCGTCAAGCAGATCGGCTCGCCGATCCGCCGCCCCGCCATTCAGCGCGCAACGCTGAAAGGTCTGGGCCTGAACAAGATGAACCGCACGCGCGAGCTGGAAGATACCCCGGCGGTCCGCGGCATGGTCGCCAAGATCCCGCATCTGGCCGTCATCATCGAAGAAAAAGGCTGA
- the rplO gene encoding 50S ribosomal protein L15: MKLHEIRDNDGANQKKKRVARGPGSGKGKMAGRGIKGQKSRSGVALNGYEGGQMPLYRRLPKRGFTAPNAKKFAVVNLGQIQTFIDAGKLDGKADVTEDALVASGLVRRKLDGIRLLAKGELKAKLNITVAGASKTAVEAVEKAGGKVTLPAAAAE; the protein is encoded by the coding sequence ATGAAACTGCATGAAATTCGCGACAACGATGGCGCGAACCAAAAGAAAAAACGGGTTGCACGTGGTCCCGGCTCTGGCAAGGGCAAGATGGCTGGCCGTGGTATCAAGGGTCAGAAATCGCGTTCGGGCGTTGCGCTGAACGGGTATGAAGGCGGCCAGATGCCGCTGTACCGCCGCCTGCCCAAGCGCGGCTTTACCGCACCCAATGCCAAGAAATTCGCCGTTGTGAACCTGGGTCAGATCCAGACGTTCATCGATGCGGGCAAGCTGGACGGCAAGGCTGACGTGACCGAGGATGCGCTGGTCGCATCGGGTCTGGTTCGTCGCAAGCTGGACGGTATCCGTCTGCTCGCAAAGGGCGAATTGAAGGCAAAACTGAACATCACCGTTGCCGGCGCGTCGAAAACTGCGGTCGAAGCGGTTGAGAAAGCTGGCGGCAAAGTGACCCTGCCGGCCGCGGCTGCCGAATAA
- the secY gene encoding preprotein translocase subunit SecY, translated as MASAAEQMAANLSWGALGKATELRQRIWFTIGLLIIYRLGTYIPVPGIDGGALRNFMEQAQSGIGGIMSMFTGGALGRMGVFALGIMPYISASIIVQLMTAMVPALEQLKKEGEQGRKKINQYTRYGTVALALFQAYGLARSLEAGGLAHDPGLFFQASVVITLVGGTMFLMWLGEQITARGIGNGISLIIFVGIVAEIPAALANFFAQGRSGAISTPVILGVILMVIVVIGFVVFMERALRKIHIQYPRRQVGMKMYDGQSSHLPIKVNPAGVIPAIFASSLLLLPVTISTFSGNETGPVMSTLLAYFGPGQPLYLLFFAAMIIFFTYFYTQNVSFKTDDVADNLKNQGGFVPGVRPGKRTQEYLDYVVNRILVIGSVYLTAVCLLPEILRSQWSIPFYFGGTSVLIVVSVTMDTINQVQSHLLAHQYEGLIEKSQLRGKRKDGTKKRRGPARR; from the coding sequence ATGGCGTCAGCCGCAGAACAGATGGCCGCGAACCTTTCATGGGGTGCGCTTGGCAAGGCCACGGAACTTCGCCAGCGCATCTGGTTCACAATCGGTCTGCTGATCATTTATCGCCTTGGCACCTATATTCCGGTGCCCGGTATCGACGGTGGCGCGCTGCGCAACTTTATGGAGCAGGCCCAATCGGGCATCGGCGGCATCATGTCGATGTTTACCGGCGGTGCACTGGGCCGCATGGGCGTCTTTGCGCTGGGGATCATGCCCTATATCAGCGCCTCGATCATCGTTCAGCTGATGACCGCCATGGTTCCGGCGCTGGAACAGCTGAAGAAAGAGGGCGAGCAGGGCCGCAAGAAGATCAACCAGTACACCCGCTATGGCACCGTGGCACTGGCGCTGTTCCAGGCTTACGGGCTGGCGCGCAGCCTTGAGGCCGGCGGCCTGGCACATGATCCGGGCCTGTTCTTCCAGGCCTCGGTGGTGATCACGCTGGTCGGGGGTACAATGTTCCTGATGTGGCTGGGCGAGCAGATCACAGCGCGCGGCATCGGCAACGGTATCTCGCTGATCATCTTTGTCGGCATCGTGGCCGAAATTCCCGCTGCTCTGGCGAATTTCTTTGCGCAGGGCCGGTCCGGCGCGATCTCGACCCCGGTGATCCTGGGTGTGATCCTGATGGTCATTGTGGTGATCGGCTTTGTCGTCTTCATGGAACGCGCCCTGCGCAAGATCCATATCCAATACCCCCGCCGACAGGTCGGGATGAAGATGTATGACGGTCAGTCCTCGCATCTGCCGATCAAGGTCAACCCGGCGGGTGTTATTCCGGCGATCTTTGCCAGCTCGTTGCTGCTGCTGCCGGTGACGATCTCGACCTTTTCGGGCAATGAGACGGGTCCTGTGATGTCGACGCTGCTGGCCTATTTCGGGCCAGGTCAGCCGCTGTATCTGCTGTTCTTTGCGGCGATGATCATCTTCTTCACCTATTTTTACACGCAGAATGTCAGCTTCAAGACGGATGATGTGGCCGACAACCTCAAGAACCAGGGCGGCTTTGTGCCTGGTGTGCGCCCGGGCAAGCGGACCCAGGAATACCTCGACTATGTGGTCAATCGTATCCTGGTCATCGGTTCGGTCTATCTGACCGCCGTCTGTTTGCTGCCCGAAATTCTGCGCAGCCAGTGGTCGATCCCCTTCTACTTTGGTGGGACTTCGGTTCTGATCGTGGTGTCGGTAACGATGGACACCATCAATCAGGTGCAAAGCCATCTGCTGGCACATCAATACGAAGGCTTGATCGAAAAGTCGCAATTGCGTGGCAAGCGCAAGGACGGGACGAAAAAACGGCGGGGGCCTGCCCGCCGCTGA
- a CDS encoding DNA-directed RNA polymerase subunit alpha, translating into MIHKNWAELIKPTQLDVKPGADATRTATVVAEPLERGFGLTLGNALRRVLMSSLQGAAITSVQIDNVLHEFSSVPGVREDVTDIVLNLKGVTLKMDVDGPKRLTLAAKGPGEVKAGDIQETAGITILNRDHVICHLDDGADMSMELTVANGKGYVAADKNRPEDAPIGLIPIDAIFSPVKRVSYEVTPTREGQVLDYDKLTMKVETDGSLTPDDAVAYAARIIQDQLSVFVNFEEPEAARSQDNDDGLEFDPRLLKKVDELELSVRSANCLKNDNIVYIGDLIQKTEAEMLRTPNFGRKSLNEIKEVLSGMGLHLGMDVVDWPPENIEDLAKRFDDQF; encoded by the coding sequence ATGATCCATAAGAACTGGGCAGAACTGATCAAGCCGACGCAGCTTGACGTCAAGCCGGGCGCTGACGCGACCCGCACCGCGACCGTGGTCGCCGAACCGCTGGAGCGCGGCTTTGGTCTGACCCTGGGCAACGCGCTGCGCCGTGTGCTGATGTCGTCGCTGCAAGGCGCGGCCATCACCAGCGTGCAGATCGACAACGTGCTGCATGAATTCTCGTCCGTCCCCGGCGTGCGCGAAGACGTCACCGATATCGTCCTGAACCTGAAGGGCGTGACCCTGAAGATGGACGTTGACGGCCCCAAGCGCCTGACTCTGGCCGCAAAAGGTCCGGGCGAGGTCAAGGCTGGCGACATCCAGGAAACCGCTGGCATCACCATTCTGAACCGCGATCACGTCATCTGCCATCTGGATGACGGCGCTGATATGTCGATGGAACTGACCGTTGCCAATGGCAAGGGCTACGTCGCCGCCGACAAGAACCGTCCCGAGGATGCGCCAATCGGTCTGATCCCGATCGACGCGATCTTCTCGCCGGTCAAGCGTGTCAGCTACGAAGTCACCCCGACCCGCGAAGGTCAGGTGCTGGACTATGACAAGCTGACGATGAAGGTCGAAACCGATGGTTCGCTGACCCCGGATGACGCCGTGGCTTATGCTGCGCGCATCATTCAGGACCAGCTGTCGGTCTTTGTGAACTTCGAAGAGCCGGAAGCGGCCCGTTCGCAGGACAATGATGACGGTCTGGAATTCGATCCGCGTCTGTTGAAGAAGGTGGACGAGCTGGAATTGTCTGTCCGTTCGGCAAACTGCCTGAAGAACGACAACATCGTCTATATCGGCGACCTGATCCAGAAGACCGAAGCAGAGATGCTGCGCACGCCCAACTTTGGCCGCAAATCCTTGAACGAGATCAAGGAAGTGCTGTCGGGCATGGGTCTGCATCTGGGCATGGACGTGGTCGATTGGCCGCCCGAAAACATCGAAGACCTGGCCAAGCGTTTCGACGACCAGTTCTGA
- the rpsK gene encoding 30S ribosomal protein S11: protein MARDTRRTKRKVSKNIATGVAHVNSSFNNTKILISDVQGNAIAWSSAGTMGFKGSRKSTPYAAQMAAEDAGKKAQEHGVKTLEVEVQGPGSGRESALRALAAVGFNITAIRDVTPIAHNGCRPPKRRRV, encoded by the coding sequence ATGGCACGCGATACTCGTCGTACAAAACGCAAGGTTTCCAAGAACATCGCCACCGGCGTTGCTCATGTGAACTCGTCGTTTAACAACACCAAGATCCTGATCTCGGACGTGCAGGGCAACGCCATCGCATGGTCGTCGGCTGGCACCATGGGCTTCAAGGGCTCGCGCAAATCGACCCCCTATGCCGCACAGATGGCCGCAGAAGATGCGGGCAAGAAGGCACAGGAACACGGCGTGAAAACGCTGGAAGTCGAAGTGCAGGGCCCCGGTTCGGGCCGCGAATCGGCTTTGCGCGCGCTGGCAGCTGTCGGTTTCAACATCACGGCCATCCGTGACGTTACCCCGATTGCCCATAACGGTTGCCGCCCGCCCAAGCGCCGCCGGGTCTGA
- a CDS encoding helix-turn-helix transcriptional regulator — protein MSPRADINAALRTLNRLTPVGYFVGLHIRFAAPLMQFQTYPEQWSEFYSSNGYALRDPTIAWGFSTTGACRWSNLPVPDPFSILKDAADHGLVYGLTTSHGPISSRTIASFARDDREFTDDEIQEISTTVRRLHSITEPPASLTKAQKEALRCIAEGDRHAAAAAKLGITESAFKARLISVRERLMARTTAEALQRAKEYRLL, from the coding sequence ATGTCTCCCAGAGCTGATATCAATGCCGCGTTAAGAACGCTTAACCGTCTGACACCCGTTGGGTATTTTGTCGGACTGCATATCCGTTTTGCCGCCCCCCTGATGCAGTTCCAGACATATCCCGAGCAGTGGTCCGAATTTTATTCATCAAATGGCTATGCGCTTCGCGATCCGACGATCGCCTGGGGGTTTTCGACGACCGGAGCATGCCGTTGGTCCAACTTGCCAGTCCCTGATCCGTTCAGCATTCTCAAGGATGCGGCTGACCACGGGCTCGTTTACGGGCTGACGACATCGCATGGCCCGATTTCTTCGCGAACGATCGCCAGTTTTGCGCGCGATGACCGCGAATTCACGGATGACGAGATCCAGGAGATCTCGACAACGGTACGACGGCTTCATTCGATCACGGAGCCGCCGGCGAGTCTGACAAAGGCTCAAAAAGAGGCCCTTCGGTGTATTGCGGAGGGCGATCGCCATGCGGCAGCGGCTGCCAAACTTGGCATCACTGAAAGTGCGTTCAAGGCACGGCTTATTTCGGTACGGGAAAGGTTGATGGCCCGCACCACTGCCGAGGCACTTCAGAGAGCCAAGGAATACCGTTTGCTTTAG
- the rpsM gene encoding 30S ribosomal protein S13, with protein MARIAGVNIPTGKRVPIALTYIHGIGSMYAHQIIEAVGIDPSRRVNELSDAEVLQIREFIDANLTVEGDLRRETQMNIKRLMDLGSYRGLRHRRNLPVRGQRTHTNARTRKGPAKPIAGKKK; from the coding sequence GTGGCTCGTATTGCTGGCGTCAACATCCCGACGGGGAAGCGTGTCCCCATCGCACTGACTTACATCCATGGCATCGGTTCCATGTATGCCCACCAGATCATTGAGGCCGTCGGCATCGACCCGTCGCGCCGTGTCAATGAATTGTCGGACGCAGAGGTTCTGCAGATCCGCGAATTCATCGACGCCAACCTGACCGTCGAAGGCGACCTGCGTCGTGAAACGCAGATGAACATCAAGCGCCTGATGGATCTGGGTTCGTATCGTGGCCTGCGTCACCGCCGGAACCTGCCGGTTCGCGGTCAGCGCACCCACACCAATGCCCGCACCCGCAAGGGCCCGGCCAAGCCAATCGCTGGCAAGAAGAAGTAA
- the rplQ gene encoding 50S ribosomal protein L17, whose protein sequence is MRHARGYRRLNRTHEHRKALFANMSGSLIEHEQIKTTLPKAKELRPIVEKLITLAKRGDLHARRQAHSQLKQDKHTAKLFDVLGERYKDRQGGYVRIMKAGFRYGDMAPMAIIELVDRDPSAKGSEDRARVEAEANAADD, encoded by the coding sequence ATGCGTCACGCTCGCGGTTATCGCCGCCTCAACCGTACCCACGAACACCGCAAGGCGCTGTTCGCCAATATGTCCGGCTCGCTGATCGAGCACGAACAGATCAAGACCACGCTGCCCAAGGCCAAGGAATTGCGCCCGATCGTTGAAAAACTGATCACGCTGGCAAAGCGCGGCGATCTGCATGCGCGCCGTCAGGCACATTCGCAGCTGAAGCAGGACAAGCACACCGCCAAACTGTTCGACGTTCTGGGCGAACGTTACAAGGACCGTCAGGGCGGCTATGTCCGGATCATGAAGGCCGGCTTCCGTTATGGCGACATGGCGCCCATGGCGATCATCGAACTGGTCGACCGCGACCCAAGCGCCAAGGGTTCCGAAGATCGTGCCCGCGTCGAAGCCGAGGCGAATGCCGCTGACGACTAA